One segment of Chrysemys picta bellii isolate R12L10 unplaced genomic scaffold, ASM1138683v2 scaf903, whole genome shotgun sequence DNA contains the following:
- the LOC135979493 gene encoding C-type lectin domain family 4 member F-like: MLKAQLGNVSAAYGEIQIRLDGAARGAVQDGCSDVLTKLPRGWRFYGGNFYYFSKGTKSWDEAERFCVSQDSHLTSVSSQAEQEFLSNETKGEYHWIGLTDRGTEGRWRWVDGTEYRADTSRGFWVWNQPDNWDQGIGGSEDCVHIHPLNRNLWNDVNCTEPSRWICKQAHAQAGL, from the exons ATGCTGAAAGCCCAGCTGGGTAATGTCAGTGCAGCGTATGGAGAAATCCAGATCCGTCTGGACGGTGCAGCGCgaggagcagtgcaagatggctgCA GTGACGTGCTGACAAAgctccccaggggctggaggtTTTACGGTGGGAACTTCTATTACTTTTCAAAAGGAACGAAGTCGTGGGACGAGGCCGAGCGGTTCTGTGTGTCTCAGGACTCGCACCTGACCTCTGTCTCCTCCCAGGCGGAACAG gagtttCTCTCCAACGAGACCAAGGGAGAATATCACTGGATTGGACTCACCGACCGGGGGACAGAAGGCCGATGGCGCTGGGTGGATGGCACAGAATACAGAGCAGACACAAGCAGGGG GTTCTGGGTGTGGAATCAGCCAGACAACTGGGATCAGGGGATCGGAGGCAGTGAAGACTGTGTTCACATCCATCCACTCAACCGGAATTTGTGGAATGATGTCAACTGTACTGAGCCTTCTAGATGGATTTGTAAGCAGGCCCATGCACAGGCTGGGCTGTGA